From one Culex quinquefasciatus strain JHB chromosome 3, VPISU_Cqui_1.0_pri_paternal, whole genome shotgun sequence genomic stretch:
- the LOC6054371 gene encoding CLIP domain-containing serine protease 14D isoform X2 — MWPKLGGILACALLVLFSCFECTKLPEPGTCGVDFADRIYGGTITKPKNYPWTALLVFSYGFYKNLYWCGGSLISDRYVMTAAHCVSDLSDEYKLEKIRLGEWDLASDDDCDEQTICNDPVIDVEVEKVIMHENYTKGTFLNDIALIKLKDAVTFSEFALPLCLPTADAVKDKNTDELTYTAVGWGNTEHQNKTIQYGSRYKLHVQLNGVTNDDCGKVYDNIVPSKLCAGAEAGKDTCQGDSGGSLVAAVDGYSYAYGVVSYGKGCGRGGVPGVYTRVTSFLDWIDDHME, encoded by the exons ATGTGGCCCAAACTGGGAGGCATTCTCGCTTGTGCACTGTTGGTGCTGTTCAGCTGTTTTG AATGCACCAAACTCCCTGAGCCGGGCACCTGCGGTGTTGACTTCGCCGACCGCATCTACGGCGGTACGATCACCAAACCGAAGAACTACCCGTGGACGGCCCTGCTGGTGTTCAGCTATGGCTTCTACAAGAATCTGTACTGGTGCGGAGGCAGTCTGATCTCGGACCGTTACGTGATGACGGCGGCCCACTGCGTGTCGGATTTGAGCGACGAGTACAAGCT GGAAAAGATTCGGCTGGGCGAGTGGGATCTGGCCAGCGACGACGACTGCGACGAGCAAACGATCTGCAACGATCCGGTGATCGACGTGGAGGTGGAGAAGGTCATCATGCACGAGAACTACACCAAGGGGACGTTCCTCAACGATATCGCGCTGATCAAGCTGAAGGACGCCGTGACCTTCTCGGAGTTTGCGCTGCCGCTGTGCTTGCCGACCGCTGACGCGGTCAAGGATAAGAACACCGACGAGCTGACGTATACGGCTGTCGGGTGGGGCAATACCGAGCATCAGAACAAGACCATCC AATACGGCAGTCGGTACAAGTTGCACGTTCAACTCAACGGTGTTACCAATGACGACTGTGGAAAGGTGTACGATAACATAGTACCGTCGAAGTTGTGTGCCGGAGCGGAAGCCGGCAAGGATACCTGCCAGGGTGATTCCGGTGGTAGTTTGGTAGCAGCCGTCGATGGATACTCGTACGCGTACGGAGTTGTTAGCTATGGCAAAGGTTGCGGCCGGGGAGGAGTTCCGGGAGTGTACACCCGCGTGACCAGCTTCCTGGACTGGATCGATGATCATATGGAGTGA
- the LOC6054371 gene encoding CLIP domain-containing serine protease 14D isoform X1: MWPKLGGILACALLVLFSCFAECTKLPEPGTCGVDFADRIYGGTITKPKNYPWTALLVFSYGFYKNLYWCGGSLISDRYVMTAAHCVSDLSDEYKLEKIRLGEWDLASDDDCDEQTICNDPVIDVEVEKVIMHENYTKGTFLNDIALIKLKDAVTFSEFALPLCLPTADAVKDKNTDELTYTAVGWGNTEHQNKTIQYGSRYKLHVQLNGVTNDDCGKVYDNIVPSKLCAGAEAGKDTCQGDSGGSLVAAVDGYSYAYGVVSYGKGCGRGGVPGVYTRVTSFLDWIDDHME, translated from the exons ATGTGGCCCAAACTGGGAGGCATTCTCGCTTGTGCACTGTTGGTGCTGTTCAGCTGTTTTG CAGAATGCACCAAACTCCCTGAGCCGGGCACCTGCGGTGTTGACTTCGCCGACCGCATCTACGGCGGTACGATCACCAAACCGAAGAACTACCCGTGGACGGCCCTGCTGGTGTTCAGCTATGGCTTCTACAAGAATCTGTACTGGTGCGGAGGCAGTCTGATCTCGGACCGTTACGTGATGACGGCGGCCCACTGCGTGTCGGATTTGAGCGACGAGTACAAGCT GGAAAAGATTCGGCTGGGCGAGTGGGATCTGGCCAGCGACGACGACTGCGACGAGCAAACGATCTGCAACGATCCGGTGATCGACGTGGAGGTGGAGAAGGTCATCATGCACGAGAACTACACCAAGGGGACGTTCCTCAACGATATCGCGCTGATCAAGCTGAAGGACGCCGTGACCTTCTCGGAGTTTGCGCTGCCGCTGTGCTTGCCGACCGCTGACGCGGTCAAGGATAAGAACACCGACGAGCTGACGTATACGGCTGTCGGGTGGGGCAATACCGAGCATCAGAACAAGACCATCC AATACGGCAGTCGGTACAAGTTGCACGTTCAACTCAACGGTGTTACCAATGACGACTGTGGAAAGGTGTACGATAACATAGTACCGTCGAAGTTGTGTGCCGGAGCGGAAGCCGGCAAGGATACCTGCCAGGGTGATTCCGGTGGTAGTTTGGTAGCAGCCGTCGATGGATACTCGTACGCGTACGGAGTTGTTAGCTATGGCAAAGGTTGCGGCCGGGGAGGAGTTCCGGGAGTGTACACCCGCGTGACCAGCTTCCTGGACTGGATCGATGATCATATGGAGTGA